A stretch of the uncultured Desulfobacter sp. genome encodes the following:
- a CDS encoding response regulator encodes MAEILVLDDVQDAGILIKRILERKGHKVTPFTEEEEAIAHVAKGGTDLAILDIKLKKMNGVEVLEEMKKKDSGIHVIMLTGYPTIETARESLSLGASAYCVKPIDKDELESKVDEVLKA; translated from the coding sequence ATGGCTGAAATACTGGTCCTGGATGATGTGCAGGATGCGGGTATTCTGATTAAAAGGATATTGGAACGCAAAGGCCACAAGGTCACCCCCTTTACCGAAGAGGAAGAGGCCATCGCCCATGTGGCCAAGGGCGGAACGGATCTTGCCATTCTGGATATCAAGCTCAAAAAAATGAACGGCGTGGAAGTACTTGAAGAGATGAAAAAAAAGGATTCTGGTATCCATGTGATCATGCTCACAGGCTACCCCACCATCGAAACAGCCAGGGAAAGCCTCTCCCTGGGTGCATCAGCTTACTGCGTCAAGCCCATTGACAAGGACGAACTGGAATCAAAGGTGGACGAGGTTCTCAAGGCCTGA
- a CDS encoding ATP-binding protein: MKLGFKGKMLVGFFVLLMVQGMVIFFWFSQAMKASVLDEIKNQGISTGTSLAVGLVEPLLAMDYLRMKLLVDETTRLSNDIFYTFVLDPEGRILTHTFKDGFPVALKTVNPFSRTNGFSLKLLDTGHQKIYDYAVPITVNQDLLGILRLGLSHTRAEEVVDQVLISTIIIMVLAIFLAGLVGTLLANPVIRSIKKLHDSSEQALRGNLNIHTAPTLAKNCWDIMNCDRAECPAYKNYHHRCWYLAGTLCPTCVGGEYAKKIESCKNCRVYRQCSGDEIQSLAESFDAMTLSLKGNLSDLKKAEKILNDQKARLQTILDAIPDFISLQNAQGRYVSVNKAFCDMLARSQNQIVGRFNKDLFPFAIAERYDEEDRSVLLSGTPLVKENRIKDSRGKKWLHVVKVPVPGKDLKSIGLVCSGRDISVFKEVQDQLTHAQKMESVGRLAAGVAHEINTPLGIILGYGQLLLEDVEKEGQVHQDVLAIVKQTKICAKIVKDLLNFSRSSESVTSHFDIHTALEEVIEVVEHTFSLNHVTIRPSFHPSPLYLNGDKEKIKQVFINLLHNAFDAIDSNGKIFVSTGEAEQGSQMKISVTDTGCGIDKKNLQKIFDPFYTTKGPDKGTGLGLSVTFGIIKEHKGKIKAYSPPSDKSLSQGTEFVVLLPLDKEPAKGEQDG; this comes from the coding sequence ATGAAGCTTGGTTTCAAGGGAAAAATGCTGGTGGGCTTTTTTGTCCTGCTCATGGTCCAGGGCATGGTTATCTTTTTCTGGTTCAGCCAGGCCATGAAGGCCTCGGTGCTGGATGAAATTAAAAACCAGGGAATTTCCACAGGCACCAGTCTGGCCGTAGGGTTGGTGGAACCGCTACTGGCCATGGATTACCTGCGCATGAAGCTTTTAGTTGATGAAACCACAAGACTGAGCAACGATATTTTCTATACCTTTGTTCTGGACCCCGAGGGCCGTATTCTGACCCACACCTTTAAAGACGGATTTCCAGTGGCACTTAAAACCGTCAACCCGTTCTCCCGGACCAACGGTTTTTCACTCAAGCTTCTGGACACAGGCCACCAAAAAATTTATGACTACGCCGTTCCCATTACCGTCAACCAGGATCTTCTGGGTATCCTTCGTTTAGGACTTTCCCATACCCGGGCAGAAGAGGTGGTCGACCAGGTTTTGATTTCCACCATCATTATCATGGTATTAGCCATTTTCCTGGCAGGGCTGGTAGGCACCTTGCTGGCCAACCCGGTGATTCGGAGCATCAAAAAACTGCATGATTCATCGGAACAGGCCTTGCGCGGCAATCTTAACATTCACACCGCCCCGACCCTTGCAAAAAACTGCTGGGATATTATGAATTGTGACCGTGCCGAATGCCCGGCCTATAAAAACTATCATCACAGGTGCTGGTACCTGGCCGGCACCCTGTGCCCCACCTGCGTGGGAGGAGAATATGCCAAAAAGATCGAATCCTGCAAAAACTGCCGGGTATATCGACAATGCTCAGGAGACGAAATCCAGAGTCTGGCCGAAAGTTTTGACGCCATGACCCTGTCTTTGAAGGGCAATTTATCTGACCTAAAAAAAGCAGAAAAAATTCTCAATGATCAGAAAGCCCGGCTTCAGACCATTTTGGACGCAATTCCGGATTTTATCTCTCTGCAAAATGCCCAGGGACGGTATGTATCAGTGAACAAGGCCTTCTGCGACATGCTGGCCAGATCCCAGAACCAAATCGTAGGCAGGTTCAACAAGGATCTTTTTCCTTTCGCCATTGCCGAACGTTATGATGAGGAGGATCGTTCGGTCCTCTTGTCCGGCACCCCCTTGGTTAAGGAGAATCGAATCAAAGATTCCCGGGGCAAAAAATGGCTCCACGTGGTTAAAGTCCCTGTCCCTGGAAAAGACCTCAAGTCCATAGGGCTGGTCTGTAGCGGCAGGGACATCTCCGTGTTCAAAGAGGTCCAGGACCAACTCACCCACGCCCAGAAAATGGAGTCCGTTGGGCGCTTGGCCGCAGGTGTGGCCCATGAGATCAACACCCCGCTTGGTATTATTCTGGGATACGGCCAGCTGCTGCTCGAGGATGTGGAGAAAGAGGGGCAGGTCCACCAGGATGTGTTAGCAATTGTCAAACAAACCAAAATCTGCGCAAAAATTGTCAAGGATCTGCTCAACTTTTCCAGGTCCAGCGAAAGCGTGACCTCACACTTTGATATTCATACCGCCCTTGAAGAAGTCATCGAGGTGGTGGAACATACCTTTAGCCTGAATCATGTCACCATACGCCCCAGCTTTCACCCAAGTCCCCTATATTTGAACGGGGACAAAGAAAAGATCAAGCAGGTTTTTATCAACCTACTCCACAACGCCTTTGACGCCATTGACAGCAATGGAAAAATTTTTGTCAGCACCGGAGAAGCGGAACAGGGCAGTCAGATGAAAATCTCTGTTACAGATACCGGATGCGGCATTGATAAAAAGAACCTGCAAAAAATATTTGACCCCTTTTACACGACCAAAGGGCCGGACAAGGGAACGGGGCTGGGCCTTTCAGTTACCTTCGGCATTATCAAAGAACACAAAGGGAAAATAAAGGCATACTCTCCCCCATCAGATAAATCCCTGTCCCAGGGGACGGAATTTGTGGTACTTTTGCCCCTGGACAAAGAACCTGCGAAAGGAGAACAAGATGGCTGA